The following are encoded together in the Corallococcus silvisoli genome:
- the mbhE gene encoding hydrogen gas-evolving membrane-bound hydrogenase subunit E: MPLLLPILLALACAPLAYAAGRWRTAAAAWVGAAGALVALGALVWEGRQGPARLVLPWAPTWGLSLEFTRDGLSNLYAAMALGVGALVVLYSRAYMPHHLEEEGRPARDEVRFQFLLLAFMAAMVLLVTVDDLLLLFVALDLTTIVSYLLIGFDRDDPESRAAALLSLVLTGATSVVFFAGAMALGLQYGTFSLPLVIERAASSPASTGALVCLAVGALGKSAQVPFHFWLPRAMAAPTPVSSYLHSAAMVAAGVFLLQRLFPLFAPATAVRDGLLAVGFLSLGMGSLMALVADPFKRVLAYSTIAQYGYALVLVALGSEGAPLYVAAHAPCKAALFLTAGAVTQVTGRKKLSEVGGLRHSLPVLAGASAVAAAGLAALPLTVGFFKDEVFFHALVARGPAFMAAGLVGAGLTLAYTLRLWWGLFGGPRQGVPAAPRLLVAPVVVLAALILAGGVLPGLLVAPARAAAATMRGTPSTLALAYHLDARAENLLAVGAWALGATLFATRRAWTPALSRVLEGTSRVGPARGYRVLLHQLDTLSTWLHEKEVRDLRDRVASVLVPTGLLGIAVLAVTPLRGRFIVGSVGWADLTLVMALAFASAAALATLRAKDHLVLVLLLSCVGFSLAMVFAFAAAPDVALTSVLVETTFTLLFAGLLALLPVGRLKRAQQESQNPRGRDRIASGVAGASAFLLCWSALSHLQAERVGARTVQLAEAAHSPNVVAAVLTDFRGLDTVGEMSVVLAALLGVTSLLSLKGRR, encoded by the coding sequence ATGCCCCTGCTCCTGCCCATCCTCCTCGCCCTGGCGTGCGCGCCGCTCGCGTATGCCGCGGGCCGGTGGCGCACCGCGGCCGCGGCCTGGGTTGGCGCGGCGGGGGCGCTCGTCGCGCTGGGGGCGCTCGTCTGGGAGGGGAGGCAGGGGCCCGCGCGCCTCGTGCTCCCCTGGGCGCCCACCTGGGGCCTGTCGCTGGAGTTCACGCGCGACGGCCTGTCCAACCTCTACGCCGCGATGGCGCTCGGCGTGGGCGCGCTCGTCGTCCTGTACTCGCGCGCGTACATGCCGCACCACCTGGAGGAAGAGGGCCGGCCCGCGCGCGACGAGGTGCGCTTCCAGTTCCTGCTGCTCGCCTTCATGGCCGCCATGGTGCTGCTCGTCACCGTGGATGACCTGCTGCTCTTGTTCGTGGCGCTGGACCTCACCACCATCGTCTCGTACCTGCTCATCGGCTTCGACCGCGACGACCCCGAGTCGCGCGCCGCCGCGCTCCTGTCGCTGGTGCTCACCGGCGCCACCTCCGTCGTCTTCTTCGCGGGCGCCATGGCGCTGGGCCTCCAGTACGGCACCTTCTCCCTGCCGCTCGTCATCGAGCGCGCCGCGAGCAGCCCCGCGTCCACCGGCGCGCTGGTGTGTCTGGCCGTGGGCGCGCTGGGCAAGAGCGCGCAGGTGCCGTTCCACTTCTGGCTGCCGCGCGCCATGGCCGCGCCCACGCCCGTGTCGTCGTACCTGCACTCGGCCGCGATGGTGGCCGCGGGCGTCTTCCTCCTCCAGCGCCTCTTCCCGTTGTTCGCCCCCGCCACGGCCGTGCGCGACGGGCTGCTCGCCGTGGGCTTCCTGTCCCTGGGCATGGGCAGCCTGATGGCCCTGGTGGCGGATCCGTTCAAGCGCGTGCTCGCGTACTCCACCATCGCGCAGTACGGCTACGCGCTGGTGCTGGTGGCGCTGGGGTCGGAAGGCGCGCCGCTCTACGTCGCCGCCCACGCGCCCTGCAAGGCGGCCCTGTTCCTCACCGCGGGCGCGGTGACGCAGGTGACGGGCCGCAAGAAGCTGTCGGAGGTCGGCGGCCTGCGCCACTCGCTCCCCGTGCTCGCGGGCGCCAGCGCCGTCGCGGCGGCGGGGCTCGCCGCGCTGCCCCTCACGGTGGGCTTCTTCAAGGACGAGGTGTTCTTCCACGCGCTGGTGGCGCGGGGCCCCGCGTTCATGGCGGCGGGGCTCGTGGGCGCGGGCCTGACGCTCGCGTACACGCTGCGCCTCTGGTGGGGCCTCTTCGGCGGACCGCGCCAGGGCGTGCCCGCCGCGCCCCGGTTGCTCGTCGCGCCCGTCGTCGTGCTCGCCGCGCTCATCCTCGCGGGCGGCGTGCTCCCGGGGCTCCTCGTCGCACCGGCCCGCGCCGCGGCGGCCACGATGCGCGGCACGCCGTCCACGCTGGCGCTCGCGTACCACCTGGATGCGCGAGCGGAGAACCTGCTCGCCGTGGGGGCCTGGGCCCTGGGCGCGACGCTGTTCGCCACGCGCCGCGCGTGGACCCCCGCGCTCTCCCGCGTGCTGGAGGGCACGTCCCGGGTGGGGCCCGCGCGGGGCTACCGCGTGCTGCTGCACCAACTGGACACGCTGTCGACCTGGCTGCACGAGAAGGAGGTGCGCGACCTGCGCGACCGGGTGGCGTCCGTGCTGGTGCCCACGGGCCTGTTGGGCATCGCGGTGCTGGCGGTGACGCCGCTGCGGGGCCGCTTCATCGTGGGCTCGGTGGGGTGGGCGGACCTGACGCTGGTGATGGCGCTGGCCTTCGCGTCCGCCGCCGCGCTGGCCACGCTGCGCGCGAAGGACCACCTGGTGCTGGTGCTGCTCCTCTCCTGCGTGGGCTTCAGCCTGGCCATGGTGTTCGCCTTCGCCGCCGCGCCCGACGTGGCGCTCACCTCCGTGCTGGTGGAGACCACCTTCACGTTGCTCTTCGCGGGCCTGCTGGCCCTGCTCCCGGTCGGCCGGCTGAAGCGCGCGCAGCAGGAGTCACAGAACCCGAGGGGCCGCGACCGCATCGCCTCCGGGGTCGCGGGCGCGAGCGCCTTCCTCCTCTGCTGGAGCGCCCTGTCCCACCTCCAGGCCGAGCGGGTGGGCGCGCGCACGGTGCAACTGGCGGAGGCCGCGCACTCCCCCAACGTCGTCGCGGCCGTGCTCACCGACTTCCGAGGCCTGGACACGGTGGGGGAGATGAGCGTCGTGCTGGCGGCGCTGCTGGGCGTCACCAGCCTGTTGAGCCTGAAGGGGAGGCGCTGA
- a CDS encoding cytochrome c, with product MRGWGLMALLGGLAACDDTDPMASQPRAEAFRESAFFEDGRAMRPLVPGTVAQEWRAPAREDPTRRQGLAAGGGWIRAVPVPLTRELLETGRAAYDTWCAVCHGLTGDGDSLVARKMPQRRPPGLFVPHDHATQEVYGIAEAEAPYTGTRAVAERVGPGAFPLPREVDGWGAVRDTRGRSDAGTPGASASIQGMGDAGVPVAWGAPHRPPRIPGAPEASQVTSAESARARQVALVGPRGIAMEGRLDERSATGDLPHPVGFYFAVISEGFGVMPAYGAQLSTEERWAVVAYLRALGRSQRAPLSAAPADVQARLRQEVHAP from the coding sequence ATGAGGGGGTGGGGGCTGATGGCGCTGCTGGGCGGCCTGGCGGCGTGTGACGACACGGACCCCATGGCCTCGCAGCCGCGCGCGGAGGCGTTCCGGGAGAGCGCGTTCTTCGAGGACGGCCGGGCGATGCGCCCCCTGGTGCCGGGCACGGTGGCCCAGGAGTGGAGGGCTCCGGCGCGCGAGGACCCCACCCGGCGGCAGGGGCTGGCGGCCGGAGGCGGGTGGATCCGCGCCGTGCCGGTGCCGCTGACCCGCGAGCTGCTGGAGACGGGGCGCGCGGCCTACGACACCTGGTGCGCGGTGTGCCATGGGCTGACGGGGGACGGGGACAGCCTCGTCGCGCGGAAGATGCCGCAGCGCCGGCCGCCCGGGCTGTTCGTCCCCCACGACCACGCGACGCAGGAGGTCTACGGCATCGCGGAGGCGGAGGCGCCGTACACGGGCACGCGGGCCGTGGCCGAGCGCGTGGGCCCGGGGGCGTTCCCGCTGCCGCGCGAGGTGGACGGGTGGGGGGCCGTGCGGGACACGCGCGGGAGGTCCGACGCGGGGACGCCTGGCGCTTCCGCTTCCATCCAGGGGATGGGCGACGCGGGAGTGCCGGTCGCGTGGGGGGCACCCCACCGGCCTCCGCGCATCCCCGGTGCGCCGGAAGCGAGCCAGGTGACGTCGGCGGAGTCGGCGCGCGCCCGGCAGGTGGCGCTGGTGGGGCCCCGCGGCATCGCCATGGAGGGGCGGCTGGACGAGCGCTCCGCCACGGGAGACCTGCCGCATCCGGTGGGCTTCTACTTCGCCGTCATCTCCGAGGGCTTCGGCGTCATGCCGGCCTACGGCGCGCAGCTCTCCACCGAGGAGCGCTGGGCCGTGGTCGCGTACCTGCGCGCGCTGGGCCGCAGCCAGCGCGCGCCGCTCTCCGCCGCGCCCGCCGACGTGCAGGCGCGACTTCGCCAGGAGGTCCACGCCCCATGA
- a CDS encoding Na+/H+ antiporter subunit E, whose amino-acid sequence MNHRIVAQVLALALLYALMVGSFHPVDLALGAVLATGVVRLFPLAGLPPVVGGREAWRRTRHLPRFAWALTVLVVKSCLQVLGIIFGRHCRADHAGVVEVPMGERTARGVQVSSWIMSLAPGTVLLELDWERRVMRMHALDASNPDQLRQQQEHFYQRYQRAVFP is encoded by the coding sequence ATGAACCACCGGATCGTCGCGCAGGTGCTGGCCCTGGCGCTGCTGTATGCGCTGATGGTGGGGAGCTTCCACCCGGTGGACCTCGCGCTGGGCGCGGTGCTGGCCACGGGCGTGGTGCGGCTGTTCCCGCTGGCGGGCCTGCCTCCCGTGGTGGGCGGTCGCGAAGCCTGGCGGCGCACGCGCCACCTGCCGCGCTTCGCCTGGGCCCTGACGGTGTTGGTGGTGAAGAGCTGCCTCCAGGTGCTGGGCATCATCTTCGGGCGCCACTGCCGCGCGGACCACGCGGGCGTGGTGGAGGTCCCCATGGGCGAGCGCACCGCGCGCGGCGTGCAGGTGTCCTCGTGGATCATGTCCCTGGCCCCGGGCACGGTGCTGCTGGAGCTGGACTGGGAGCGGCGCGTGATGCGCATGCACGCGCTGGACGCCTCGAACCCGGACCAGCTCCGCCAGCAGCAGGAGCACTTCTACCAGCGCTATCAGCGCGCGGTGTTTCCGTAG
- a CDS encoding sodium:proton antiporter produces MILIASLVVGLLFACGVRMVLERELVRVACGTVLITNSSVLLILAGAFPERGEALGVQEGWPVTDPVLQSLALTAIVIGFAVSALLLTLVHRTQRAHGSLRTDRLAEAELKRVHTAEKGGP; encoded by the coding sequence ATGATCCTCATCGCGTCCCTGGTGGTGGGCCTGCTGTTCGCCTGCGGTGTGCGGATGGTGCTGGAGCGCGAGCTGGTGCGCGTGGCGTGCGGCACGGTGCTCATCACCAACTCCAGCGTCCTGCTCATCCTCGCGGGCGCCTTCCCGGAGCGCGGCGAGGCGCTGGGCGTGCAGGAGGGGTGGCCGGTGACGGATCCGGTGCTCCAGTCGCTGGCGCTGACGGCCATCGTCATCGGCTTCGCGGTGTCCGCGCTGCTGCTCACGCTGGTGCACCGCACGCAGCGCGCGCACGGGTCGCTGCGCACGGACCGGCTGGCGGAGGCGGAGCTGAAGCGCGTGCACACCGCCGAGAAGGGAGGGCCGTGA
- a CDS encoding AAA family ATPase, protein MIASVDFEHFRCLLRVRLSLEPLTVLVGPTASGKTAVLEGLQHQLAYESADFWRRDESRPLSIEWTYVHGDRTRVEYPFSVMDTLPGQGHSTQQLSLSMEALREGRSSAKATWLERKGGNLASVFAALPMSTRGVISEELAKRVPSLSEVDVARDLEDRSFRLRFRDRWSPDVWFGPSHVSDGVLWLLAFLVLPYQRPLPELLTLDEPERALHPGLVREVLELLRAMTRGESTGGQPVQVVLATHSPDLLEHLRPEEVRLLSREPADGSVRVRPVPAASLHWRRECRELLDAL, encoded by the coding sequence GTGATCGCCTCTGTCGACTTCGAGCACTTCCGGTGCCTGTTGCGGGTGCGGCTCTCGTTGGAGCCGTTGACCGTCCTGGTGGGGCCCACGGCGTCGGGGAAGACCGCGGTGCTGGAGGGGCTCCAGCACCAGCTCGCGTATGAGTCGGCGGACTTCTGGCGACGGGATGAGTCGCGCCCGCTCTCCATCGAGTGGACGTACGTGCACGGGGACCGCACGCGCGTGGAGTATCCCTTCAGCGTCATGGACACGCTGCCTGGCCAGGGCCACTCCACGCAGCAGCTGTCGCTGAGCATGGAGGCGCTGCGCGAGGGGAGATCCTCCGCGAAGGCGACGTGGTTGGAGCGCAAGGGCGGCAACCTCGCGAGCGTCTTCGCGGCGCTGCCCATGTCCACGCGCGGGGTCATCTCGGAGGAGCTGGCGAAGCGCGTGCCGTCCCTGTCGGAGGTGGACGTGGCGCGCGACCTGGAGGACCGCTCGTTCCGTCTGCGCTTCCGCGACCGCTGGAGTCCGGACGTGTGGTTCGGGCCCAGCCATGTGTCGGACGGGGTGCTGTGGCTGCTGGCGTTCCTGGTGTTGCCCTACCAGCGGCCGTTGCCGGAGCTGCTCACGCTGGACGAGCCGGAGCGCGCCCTGCATCCGGGGCTGGTGCGCGAGGTGCTGGAGCTGCTGCGGGCGATGACGCGGGGCGAGTCCACGGGAGGCCAGCCGGTGCAGGTGGTGTTGGCCACGCACTCGCCGGACCTGCTGGAGCACCTGCGTCCGGAAGAGGTGCGGCTGTTGTCCCGGGAGCCCGCGGACGGCTCCGTGCGGGTGCGGCCGGTGCCAGCGGCCTCGCTCCACTGGCGGCGCGAGTGCCGGGAGTTGCTGGACGCGCTGTAG
- a CDS encoding cbb3-type cytochrome c oxidase subunit I has protein sequence MSPPAAESYLTDGRTLWSWLTTHDHKRIGLMFLGLTLSFFFLGGVFALALRIELLTPGRTIMGHLAYNRMFTLHGVTMVWLFMIPAIPSAFGNFLVPLMIGARDVAFPRLNLASVYLYVLGASVTLWGMFEGGADTGWTFYTPYSTTTGTAVLPVLLGVFIIGFSTILTGLNFIATVHTLRAPGLTWMKLPLFVWAIYGTSIIQVLATPVLGMVLVLVALERVVDAGIFDPARGGDPLLFQHLFWFYSHPAVYIMVLPSMGVISEAVSAFSRKNAFSYRMVVYSTLGIAFVGFFTWGHHMFASGQSTFGSGAFGAMSMLVAIFTAIKIFSWMGTLYRGSIAMEAPLFYTLGFMFFLFFGGMIGVAYATTSLNLHWHDTYSVVAHFHFIMVGATVMAFLAALHYWFPKMSGRCFPGRLANGAAVLIIFGFIATFVPQFLLGNMGMPRRYADYPPHFQSLHVASTAGASLLAFGFVCIAGYLAWSLRYGAVAGNNPWGSEGFEWKSASPPPTHNFPVTPEFPTGPHEYAREEVPHAA, from the coding sequence ATGTCCCCACCGGCCGCTGAGTCCTACCTGACGGACGGCCGCACCTTGTGGTCGTGGCTCACGACGCATGACCACAAGCGCATCGGCCTGATGTTCCTGGGGCTGACGCTGAGCTTCTTCTTCCTGGGCGGGGTGTTCGCGCTGGCGCTGCGCATCGAGCTGCTCACCCCGGGCCGCACCATCATGGGGCATCTGGCATACAACCGGATGTTCACGCTCCACGGCGTCACCATGGTGTGGCTGTTCATGATTCCGGCCATCCCGTCCGCCTTCGGCAACTTCCTGGTGCCGCTGATGATCGGCGCGAGGGACGTGGCCTTCCCCCGGCTCAACCTGGCGTCCGTCTACCTCTACGTGCTGGGCGCCAGCGTCACGCTGTGGGGCATGTTCGAGGGCGGCGCGGACACGGGCTGGACCTTCTACACCCCCTACAGCACCACCACGGGCACGGCGGTGCTGCCGGTGCTGCTGGGCGTGTTCATCATCGGGTTCTCCACCATCCTCACCGGGCTCAACTTCATCGCCACGGTGCACACGCTGCGGGCGCCGGGCCTGACGTGGATGAAGCTGCCGCTGTTCGTCTGGGCCATCTACGGCACGTCCATCATCCAGGTGCTGGCGACGCCCGTGCTCGGCATGGTGCTGGTGCTCGTCGCGCTGGAGCGGGTGGTGGACGCGGGCATCTTCGACCCCGCGCGCGGCGGCGACCCGCTGCTCTTCCAGCACCTGTTCTGGTTCTACAGCCACCCGGCCGTCTACATCATGGTGCTGCCGTCCATGGGCGTCATCAGCGAGGCGGTGAGCGCCTTCAGCCGCAAGAACGCCTTCAGCTACCGGATGGTCGTCTACTCCACGCTGGGCATCGCGTTCGTGGGCTTCTTCACCTGGGGCCACCACATGTTCGCGTCGGGCCAGTCCACCTTCGGCTCCGGCGCGTTCGGCGCGATGTCGATGCTGGTGGCCATCTTCACGGCGATCAAGATCTTCTCGTGGATGGGCACGCTCTACCGGGGCTCCATCGCGATGGAGGCCCCGCTCTTCTACACGCTGGGGTTCATGTTCTTCCTCTTCTTCGGGGGGATGATTGGGGTGGCGTACGCGACCACGTCGCTGAACCTGCACTGGCACGACACGTACTCGGTGGTGGCGCACTTCCACTTCATCATGGTGGGGGCGACGGTGATGGCGTTCCTGGCGGCGCTGCACTACTGGTTCCCGAAGATGTCCGGGCGTTGCTTCCCCGGGAGGCTGGCCAACGGCGCGGCGGTGTTGATCATCTTCGGCTTCATCGCCACGTTCGTGCCGCAGTTCCTGCTGGGGAACATGGGGATGCCCCGGCGGTACGCGGACTATCCGCCGCACTTCCAGTCGCTGCACGTGGCCTCCACGGCGGGTGCGTCGCTGCTGGCCTTCGGGTTCGTGTGCATCGCGGGCTATCTCGCGTGGAGCCTGCGCTACGGCGCCGTCGCGGGGAACAACCCGTGGGGCAGCGAGGGCTTCGAATGGAAGTCCGCCTCTCCACCCCCCACGCACAACTTCCCGGTCACGCCCGAGTTCCCCACGGGCCCGCACGAGTACGCGCGGGAGGAGGTGCCGCATGCCGCCTGA
- a CDS encoding complex I subunit 5 family protein — MPLWGPLLLPWVMAVVLAFLDGRRAWVAWLAIAGLAGTLVCTAWLLPQAWSAHPPEFVTGDWPVGVGIRLRADPLSLVFALVSTAVLLGTLVYEHVAGGITSRSFPALVLFLGAGLTGVFFTSDAFNFYVFFELAMTAAFALASYGEKPRNLRAAFTFVVVNLMGSTLFLTAVVMLYLTTGTLDMQSIIASGQAGAPFGMVVPGTLLLCAFGVKLGFFPFHFWAPAVYRDAGPTVAALLAGALANIGSYGLLRFGADVMPRALAQARPLLEILGATSILYGSLLALSRRDTREVLAYASITQAGLIIAALGLGGREGLAAAVALALAGSVDKTALFLAQDRGGERARKAYSVAAFSTAGVPPTAGFWSKAWLLRAALERGHALLAGLVVLASILSLLALFRAYQREAWLREGAALHRGTGAVVYALALALIAVGLWPEPLLRAGRDAIAGLGALP, encoded by the coding sequence ATGCCGCTCTGGGGGCCGCTGCTCTTGCCATGGGTGATGGCCGTCGTGCTGGCGTTCCTGGACGGGCGCCGCGCGTGGGTGGCGTGGCTGGCCATCGCGGGCCTGGCGGGGACGCTGGTGTGCACGGCGTGGCTGTTGCCGCAGGCGTGGAGCGCGCACCCGCCGGAGTTCGTCACCGGCGACTGGCCGGTGGGCGTGGGCATCCGCCTGCGCGCGGATCCGCTGTCCCTCGTCTTCGCGCTGGTGTCCACGGCGGTGCTGCTGGGCACGCTCGTCTACGAGCACGTGGCGGGGGGCATCACGTCGCGCAGCTTTCCGGCGTTGGTGCTGTTCCTGGGCGCGGGCTTGACGGGCGTGTTCTTCACCTCGGACGCGTTCAACTTCTACGTCTTCTTCGAGCTGGCGATGACGGCCGCGTTCGCGCTGGCGTCGTATGGCGAGAAGCCCCGGAACCTGCGCGCCGCGTTCACCTTCGTGGTGGTGAACCTGATGGGGTCCACGCTGTTCCTCACGGCGGTGGTGATGCTGTACCTGACCACCGGCACGCTGGACATGCAGTCCATCATCGCGTCGGGGCAGGCGGGGGCGCCGTTCGGGATGGTGGTGCCAGGCACGCTGCTCTTGTGCGCGTTCGGGGTGAAGCTGGGGTTCTTCCCGTTCCACTTCTGGGCGCCCGCCGTGTACCGGGACGCGGGCCCCACGGTGGCGGCGCTGCTGGCGGGGGCGCTGGCGAACATTGGCAGCTATGGCCTGCTGCGCTTCGGCGCGGACGTGATGCCGCGGGCGCTGGCGCAGGCCCGGCCGCTGCTGGAGATCCTGGGCGCGACGAGCATCCTCTACGGCTCCCTGCTGGCGCTCTCCCGGCGGGACACGCGCGAGGTGCTGGCGTACGCGTCCATCACGCAGGCGGGGCTCATCATCGCGGCGCTGGGGTTGGGGGGGCGCGAGGGGCTGGCCGCGGCGGTGGCGCTGGCGCTGGCGGGGTCGGTGGACAAGACGGCGCTGTTCCTGGCGCAGGACCGGGGCGGTGAGCGCGCGAGGAAGGCCTATTCGGTCGCGGCCTTCAGCACGGCCGGCGTGCCGCCCACCGCGGGCTTCTGGTCCAAGGCGTGGCTGTTGCGCGCGGCGCTGGAGCGGGGGCACGCGCTGCTCGCGGGGCTGGTGGTGCTGGCGAGCATCCTGTCCCTGCTGGCCCTCTTCCGCGCCTATCAGCGCGAGGCCTGGTTGCGCGAGGGCGCGGCCCTGCACCGGGGCACGGGCGCGGTGGTGTACGCCCTGGCCCTGGCGCTCATCGCCGTGGGCCTGTGGCCGGAGCCGCTGCTGCGAGCGGGGCGCGACGCCATCGCGGGACTGGGGGCGCTGCCATGA
- the coxB gene encoding cytochrome c oxidase subunit II — protein MNELLRRLFFLPEQGSTFAVQVDHLHYALFLTTLAVAAGIGGVGVVFLARYHRRTATDPTPRIVAPVWLEALFIGVPLSLFLLWFVLGFRQFVWVMSPPRDALDVYVTGKQWMWKFTYPGGPSAIDTLVVPAGRPVRLLITSRDVIHSFYVPDFRMKRDAVPGRYTDLWFEAPKPGRHPVLCAEYCGLDHSQMRGEVVVLSPADFESWRDAQRSNIPVAALPGASTRPRPETMAARGEHIAATQGCLQCHTVTGAPHIGPTWLGLYGRREPLEGGGVVLADEAYLTESMMDPLAKVVAGYAPVMPGYHGRLSAEDSGALVEFIKSLRPMRPGVTAAEEPVYVPTGR, from the coding sequence ATGAACGAGCTGCTGCGCCGCCTGTTCTTCCTCCCCGAACAAGGGTCCACCTTCGCTGTCCAGGTGGATCACCTGCACTACGCCCTGTTCCTCACCACGCTCGCGGTGGCGGCGGGCATCGGGGGCGTCGGCGTCGTCTTCCTGGCGCGCTACCACCGGCGCACGGCGACGGACCCCACGCCGCGCATCGTCGCGCCCGTGTGGCTGGAGGCGCTGTTCATCGGGGTGCCGCTGTCGCTGTTCCTGCTCTGGTTCGTGCTGGGCTTCCGGCAGTTCGTCTGGGTGATGAGCCCTCCCCGGGACGCGCTGGATGTGTACGTCACCGGCAAGCAGTGGATGTGGAAGTTCACCTATCCCGGAGGCCCCAGCGCCATCGACACGCTGGTGGTGCCCGCGGGCCGCCCGGTGCGGCTGCTCATCACCTCGCGCGACGTCATCCACTCCTTCTACGTGCCGGACTTCCGCATGAAGCGCGACGCGGTGCCCGGCCGCTACACCGACCTCTGGTTCGAGGCCCCGAAGCCCGGCCGCCACCCGGTGCTGTGCGCGGAGTATTGCGGGCTGGACCACTCGCAGATGCGCGGGGAGGTGGTGGTGCTGTCGCCCGCGGACTTCGAGTCCTGGCGGGACGCGCAGCGAAGCAACATCCCCGTGGCCGCCCTGCCCGGCGCCAGCACCCGGCCGCGACCGGAGACGATGGCCGCGAGGGGCGAGCACATCGCCGCCACGCAGGGCTGCCTGCAATGCCACACCGTGACGGGCGCGCCGCACATCGGCCCCACGTGGCTGGGGCTGTACGGACGGAGGGAGCCGCTGGAGGGCGGCGGCGTCGTGCTCGCGGACGAGGCGTACCTCACCGAGTCGATGATGGACCCCCTGGCGAAGGTGGTGGCCGGCTACGCGCCCGTGATGCCCGGCTACCACGGGCGCCTGAGCGCGGAGGACTCCGGCGCGCTGGTGGAGTTCATCAAGTCCCTGCGTCCCATGCGCCCGGGCGTCACCGCGGCGGAGGAGCCCGTCTATGTCCCCACCGGCCGCTGA
- a CDS encoding cytochrome C oxidase subunit IV family protein has translation MEDAVEKPGRQLGVPAVLGVGAVLLALTTLTYLLHRLPHGAWSLPVALFIAGVKGLLIALFYMHLREQRASNGLVLLTAVVFVAVLLTVCLLETRTRFRPTIPPGPFAVEPLPGRMEDPRGAWPPEPAGPRSP, from the coding sequence ATGGAGGACGCGGTGGAGAAGCCGGGGCGTCAGCTGGGGGTGCCCGCGGTGCTGGGCGTGGGCGCGGTGTTGCTCGCGTTGACGACGCTGACGTACCTGCTGCACCGGCTGCCTCACGGCGCGTGGTCGCTGCCGGTGGCGCTGTTCATCGCGGGGGTGAAGGGGCTGCTCATCGCCCTGTTCTACATGCACCTGCGCGAGCAGCGCGCGAGCAACGGGCTGGTGTTGCTCACGGCGGTGGTGTTCGTGGCGGTGCTGCTGACGGTGTGCCTGCTGGAGACGCGCACGCGCTTCCGGCCCACGATTCCGCCGGGCCCGTTCGCGGTGGAGCCCCTGCCCGGGAGGATGGAGGATCCGAGGGGCGCATGGCCGCCGGAGCCCGCGGGTCCCCGGTCGCCGTGA
- a CDS encoding MnhB domain-containing protein has product MRSFVPPLSRLLLWPSLMIALAFWLKGGASVGGGFPAGALAGLAVLLQYVVTGREQARRYAAVRYAAPLAGVGLLLVVGTAFLPVLAGYTPMTLFPRPGEPEVGMGGLHLHTALVFEGGLMLIVFGLVVTVIDRFALSTGRGEETGP; this is encoded by the coding sequence ATGCGTTCCTTCGTCCCGCCCTTGTCGCGCCTGTTGCTGTGGCCGTCGTTGATGATCGCCCTGGCCTTCTGGCTGAAGGGAGGCGCGTCGGTGGGCGGCGGCTTCCCGGCCGGGGCGTTGGCGGGGCTCGCGGTGTTGTTGCAGTACGTGGTGACGGGCCGCGAGCAGGCCCGGCGCTACGCGGCGGTGCGGTACGCGGCGCCGCTCGCGGGCGTGGGCCTGCTGCTCGTGGTGGGCACCGCGTTCCTGCCGGTGCTCGCGGGGTACACGCCCATGACCCTCTTCCCCCGGCCGGGGGAGCCCGAGGTGGGGATGGGCGGGCTCCACCTGCACACCGCGCTCGTGTTCGAGGGAGGGCTGATGCTCATCGTCTTCGGGTTGGTCGTCACGGTCATCGACCGCTTCGCCCTGAGCACCGGAAGGGGAGAGGAGACCGGGCCATGA
- a CDS encoding cytochrome c oxidase subunit 3, which produces MPPEAVTGHWGSEGARRQAAYLGMWVFIATEVLLFAGLFTAYGVYRSVYPEVFRAAQLTMNVGLGTLNTFLLVTSSVLVALAVHAVREDRPGLGGVLLLAAALLGVVFLGVKGVEYAQHVKDGGLPGAAYRFGEVPRVGASLFFTLYFLLTGLHAVHVTVGVGVLTVLGVRSAGGAFGAESATPVELGGMYWHLVDVIWLFVYPILYLS; this is translated from the coding sequence ATGCCGCCTGAGGCCGTCACGGGGCACTGGGGCTCCGAGGGCGCGCGCCGTCAGGCGGCGTACCTGGGCATGTGGGTCTTCATCGCGACGGAGGTGTTGCTGTTCGCGGGGCTCTTCACGGCCTATGGCGTGTATCGCTCGGTGTACCCGGAGGTGTTCCGCGCGGCGCAGCTCACGATGAACGTGGGGCTGGGCACGCTGAACACCTTCCTGCTGGTGACGAGCAGCGTCCTGGTGGCGCTCGCGGTGCACGCGGTGCGGGAGGACAGGCCGGGGCTGGGCGGCGTGCTGCTGCTGGCGGCGGCGCTGCTGGGCGTCGTGTTCCTGGGGGTGAAGGGCGTGGAGTACGCGCAGCACGTGAAGGACGGCGGGCTGCCGGGCGCGGCGTACCGGTTCGGAGAGGTGCCCCGGGTGGGGGCGAGCCTCTTCTTCACGCTGTACTTCCTGCTGACGGGCCTCCACGCGGTGCACGTGACGGTGGGCGTGGGGGTGCTGACGGTGCTGGGCGTGCGCTCGGCGGGAGGGGCGTTCGGCGCGGAGTCCGCGACGCCGGTGGAGCTGGGCGGCATGTACTGGCACCTGGTGGATGTCATCTGGTTGTTCGTCTATCCCATCCTGTACCTGTCATGA